The following proteins come from a genomic window of Miscanthus floridulus cultivar M001 chromosome 2, ASM1932011v1, whole genome shotgun sequence:
- the LOC136535610 gene encoding B3 domain-containing protein Os03g0184500-like produces MVAAAAETQGMSPYEAARERNVQENKRKMEALNLRHLSAVIKEAPKTPSPLKPKRRRIIEEAVVVPSPPRRSRRLAQLPEVKYAEIAPHSADRMTRSPRKPADLIYLATRGTISMKARLEATRKAEELESQLDPEIPSFVKAMLHSHVVRGFWLGLPSHFCDTYMPKQDAIITLLDEKDEEFDTNYLAYKKGLSGGWAGFALCHGIQDGDAAVFQLIKPTTFKVYIIRAASDDGSELDE; encoded by the exons atggtggcggcggccgcGGAGACGCAGGGGATGTCGCCGTACGAGGCGGCGCGGGAGCGGAATGTGCAGGAGAACAAGCGCAAGATGGAGGCGCTCAACCTGCGCCACCTCTCCGCCGTCATCAAGGAGGCCCCCAAGACCCCTTCCCCCCTG AAGCCGAAGAGGCGCAGGATCATTGAGGAGGCGGTCGTGGTTCCCTCGCCTCCCAGGAGGTCCCGCCGGCTTGCGCAACTCCCTGAAGTCAAGTACGCAGAG ATAGCACCACACAGTGCAGATAGAATGACAAG GTCTCCTAGAAAACCAGCTGACCTCATCTACTTGGCAACACGCGGAACAATTTCCATGAAAGCTAGGTTGGAGGCAACAAGAAAGGCCGAGGAGCTAGAATCACAACTTGACCCTGAAATCCCATCCTTTGTGAAGgcaatgttgcattcacatgtggTTCGAGGTTTTTGGCTG GGTCTCCCGAGCCATTTCTGTGACACTTACATGCCGAAGCAAGACGCCATTATCACCTTGCTGGATGAGAAGGATGAAGAATTCGACACCAACTACCTTGCCTACAAGAAGGGGCTAAGTGGCGGTTGGGCTGGTTTTGCACTATGCCATGGGATTCAGGATGGAGATGCAGCTGTTTTTCAGTTGATTAAGCCCACGACCTTCAAG GTGTATATCATCCGAGCAGCTTCTGATGATGGCAGTGAGCTAGATGAGTGA
- the LOC136535609 gene encoding putative leucine-rich repeat receptor-like serine/threonine-protein kinase At2g14440: MPSRIPSFPFFLAFLVVTAATLFPSSSSQQPPAAAAVPQPRGFYISCGSDKDVQVGSIKWAKDEGFTAVGNASAINKPHLLPVLATLRYFPDATARKYCYQLPVVKGTRYLVRTTYYYGGFDGGKEPPVFDQIVDGTLWSAVNTTDNYRRGMSTYFEMVAQGQGRTMSVCLARRPDTKSNPFISALEVIDLADSMYNTTDFGRFAMSTVARSRFGSKGEIVSYPDDPYNRYWAPFADANPMVESHSSISPDDFWNQPPAKALKAGVTTSRGKKLTVQWPTTELPAATYYVALYFQDSRTASPFSWRVFDVAVNGKDFFRGLNASAAGVMVYSSMMQLSGKTEILLTPNETSPVGPLINAGEIYQIVPLGGRTATRDVVAMEDLAASLKNLPPDWAGDPCLPQQHSWTGVECSQGSPMRVLSLDLKNHGLSGSLPDSIANLTGVKTIYLSGNNLSGPIPDLSSMHTLTAVRLDSNQFSGTIKPSMEKLVDLKELYLNYNNLTGKIPDGLKNKAGLDLRTEGNKFE, translated from the exons ATGCCAAGCCGCATCCCATCGTTCCCCTTCTTCCTCGCCTTCCTCGTCGTCACCGCCGCCACCTTATTCCCCTCCTCGTCCTCCCAACAGCCgcccgccgcggccgccgtgcCACAGCCCAGAGGGTTCTACATAAGCTGCGGGTCAGACAAGGACGTGCAGGTAGGGAGCATCAAGTGGGCCAAGGATGAGGGCTTCACCGCCGTCGGCAACGCCTCCGCCATCAACAAGCCCCATCTCCTCCCCGTGCTCGCCACGCTGCGCTACTTCCCGGACGCCACCGCGCGCAAGTACTGCTACCAGCTCCCCGTCGTCAAGGGCACGCGCTACCTCGTCCGCACCACCTACTACTACGGCGGCTTCGACGGCGGCAAGGAACCCCCCGTGTTCGACCAGATCGTGGACGGCACCCTGTGGAGCGCCGTCAACACCACGGACAACTACCGGCGCGGCATGTCCACCTACTTCGAGATGGTGGCGCAGGGGCAGGGCCGGACCATGAGCGTGTGCCTGGCGCGCCGCCCCGACACGAAGTCCAACCCCTTCATCTCCGCGCTGGAGGTCATCGACCTCGCCGACTCCATGTACAACACCACGGACTTCGGCAGGTTCGCCATGAGCACCGTGGCGCGCAGCCGCTTCGGCAGCAAGGGCGAGATCGTCAG CTATCCAGATGACCCGTACAACCGGTACTGGGCGCCGTTCGCGGACGCCAACCCCATGGTGGAGAGCCActcctccatctcgcccgacgactTCTGGAACCAGCCGCCGGCCAAGGCGCTCAAGGCCGGGGTCACCACCAGCCGGGGCAAGAAGCTCACCGTGCAGTGGCCCACGACGGAGCTCCCAGCGGCGACCTACTACGTGGCGCTCTACTTCCAGGACTCGCGCACCGCGAGCCCCTTCAGCTGGCGCGTCTTCGACGTGGCCGTCAACGGCAAGGACTTCTTCCGGGGGCTCAACGCCTCCGCGGCCGGCGTCATGGTCTACTCCAGCATGATGCAGCTGTCCGGGAAGACGGAGATCCTGCTCACGCCCAACGAGACATCGCCCGTCGGCCCGCTCATCAACGCCGGAGAGATCTACCAGATTGTCCCGCTCGGCGGCAGGACCGCCACTAGAGATG TGGTTGCAATGGAAGATCTCGCAGCGAGCCTCAAGAACCTACCTCCGGACTGGGCTGGAGATCCTTGCCTGCCACAGCAACACTCTTGGACTGGGGTTGAATGCTCCCAGGGGTCACCCATGCGCGTCTTGTCACT GGATCTAAAAAATCATGGTCTTTCAGGATCCCTTCCCGACAGCATTGCAAATTTGACAGGGGTGAAAACCAT CTATCTCAGTGGTAACAATCTCTCAGGCCCCATACCTGACTTGAGCAGCATGCACACCTTAACTGCCGT GCGCCTTGATAGCAATCAGTTCAGTGGAACGATCAAACCATCAATGGAAAAACTAGTCGATCTTAAGGAGCT ATACCTGAACTACAACAATCTCACGGGCAAGATACCAGATGGTCTGAAAAACAAAGCTGGACTTGATTTGAG AACTGAGGGGAACAAATTTGAATGA